From the Pseudarthrobacter sp. MM222 genome, one window contains:
- a CDS encoding DUF3090 domain-containing protein, translating into MPTRVHEFAWPDRVVVGTIGLPGARTFYLQVRAGTQIVSVALEKQQSALLAEKIDEILDQLITVEGNPFSVPTSTPIELVDNDQLEAVQEQFRAGAMSLGWDPTTAQVVIEAYPITDVDADDNDESLDEDGANEPEMLLVRMPVGTARAFAKRTREIVGAGRPTCPLCGYPIDADGHICTLPEV; encoded by the coding sequence ATGCCTACACGTGTTCACGAGTTTGCCTGGCCTGATCGGGTCGTCGTTGGCACCATCGGCCTTCCGGGGGCGCGGACGTTCTACCTGCAGGTCCGCGCCGGGACGCAGATCGTGAGTGTTGCCCTGGAGAAGCAGCAGTCTGCTCTGCTCGCGGAGAAGATCGACGAAATTCTCGACCAGCTCATCACCGTCGAGGGCAACCCCTTCAGCGTTCCCACGAGTACTCCCATTGAACTTGTCGACAATGACCAGCTCGAGGCCGTTCAGGAGCAGTTTCGCGCCGGCGCCATGAGCTTAGGTTGGGACCCAACCACGGCCCAGGTCGTAATAGAGGCCTACCCCATCACCGATGTCGATGCTGATGACAACGACGAGTCGCTTGATGAGGACGGCGCTAACGAGCCCGAAATGCTGCTGGTGCGAATGCCGGTCGGCACCGCCCGCGCATTCGCCAAGCGCACCCGTGAGATCGTGGGCGCCGGGCGTCCGACGTGCCCGCTCTGCGGTTACCCCATAGATGCCGACGGGCACATCTGCACCCTTCCCGAGGTCTGA
- a CDS encoding SCO1664 family protein, with translation MPAPDLVTAELTLTGRITTASNATFLGSIGDVMVVYKPIAGESPLWDFPHGTLAHREVAAYQVSQVFGGDVVPHTWLRDGPMGEGMVQLWQEQDPAQSAVDLVATEHVPETGWKHVLEGRDENGRMVALIHEDSPALRRMAVFDIVVNNADRKGDHILAMTDGHRHGVDHGLTFHRDHKLRTVLWGWLGDALTAEERDGIDRVSEGLHGGLGRDLADLLSAEEIAALAARCARLRLAGRFPAPSGELSAVPWPLF, from the coding sequence ATGCCAGCGCCGGACCTAGTGACCGCCGAGCTGACGCTCACCGGCCGGATCACGACGGCTTCAAACGCTACATTCCTGGGCAGCATCGGCGACGTGATGGTCGTTTATAAGCCGATAGCAGGCGAAAGTCCGCTGTGGGATTTTCCCCACGGCACCCTGGCTCACCGGGAGGTGGCCGCCTACCAGGTCTCGCAGGTCTTCGGCGGGGACGTCGTACCGCACACCTGGCTGCGCGATGGTCCGATGGGCGAAGGAATGGTGCAGCTCTGGCAGGAGCAAGACCCCGCCCAAAGCGCCGTGGACCTGGTCGCGACGGAACACGTGCCGGAGACGGGCTGGAAACACGTTCTCGAGGGACGAGATGAGAACGGACGAATGGTCGCCCTCATTCACGAAGACTCGCCAGCCCTCAGACGCATGGCGGTGTTCGACATCGTCGTCAACAACGCCGACCGCAAAGGCGACCACATTCTTGCCATGACGGACGGACACCGGCACGGCGTGGACCATGGGCTCACCTTTCACCGTGACCACAAGCTGCGCACGGTGCTGTGGGGATGGCTGGGAGACGCTCTGACCGCCGAGGAACGCGACGGCATCGATCGTGTCAGCGAAGGACTGCACGGTGGGCTGGGCCGTGACCTGGCGGACTTGCTCAGCGCCGAAGAAATCGCAGCGCTCGCCGCGCGCTGCGCCCGGCTGCGCTTGGCAGGGCGGTTTCCGGCTCCGAGCGGTGAGTTGTCGGCGGTGCCCTGGCCCCTGTTCTAA
- a CDS encoding type I restriction endonuclease: MEFAEKLSALAAKVRQQRGVIQTEEATKNAFVMPFISTILGYDVFNPMEVVPEFIADVGLKKGEKIDYAIVKDGEVQILIECKKSTEPVKIEHASQLFRYFAVTNARIAILTNGEVYQFFTDLDAPNRMDAKPFLVLDLGDIDESLIPELQKLSKDVFDLDSIISAAGELKYIGELKRTLAAQFKEPEDEWIKFLTGRVYPGPYTQKVREQFTSLVTKASKQFLNDQVNERLKKALGAPSFPQNDDAAAAASVTSAPVAEADLAEADGLETTLEEIEGYQIVRAIVCSEVKPARVVQRDAKSYFAVLLDDNNRKPIARLHFNRTQKYIGIFDESKEETRVPISSLEEIYEHTEALRASVKSYL; encoded by the coding sequence TTGGAGTTTGCAGAAAAGCTTTCAGCGTTGGCAGCAAAGGTGCGCCAACAGCGAGGGGTGATCCAAACGGAGGAAGCAACAAAGAATGCCTTTGTCATGCCCTTCATCTCGACAATTCTTGGCTATGACGTCTTCAACCCCATGGAAGTGGTTCCCGAGTTCATCGCGGATGTCGGGCTCAAGAAGGGCGAGAAGATCGACTACGCGATCGTCAAGGACGGCGAGGTCCAGATCCTGATCGAGTGCAAGAAGTCCACGGAACCAGTGAAAATCGAGCACGCATCCCAGCTCTTCCGGTACTTCGCCGTGACCAACGCCAGGATCGCAATCCTTACCAACGGTGAGGTGTACCAGTTCTTCACGGACCTCGACGCTCCCAACCGCATGGACGCCAAGCCCTTCCTCGTGCTCGATCTCGGCGACATCGACGAGTCCCTCATTCCGGAACTGCAGAAACTGTCCAAAGACGTCTTTGATCTCGACTCGATCATCAGCGCGGCCGGCGAACTGAAATACATCGGTGAACTCAAGAGGACCTTGGCGGCACAGTTCAAGGAGCCGGAGGACGAGTGGATCAAGTTCCTGACCGGCCGCGTCTACCCCGGTCCCTACACACAGAAAGTCCGTGAGCAGTTCACCTCGTTGGTAACCAAGGCGTCCAAACAGTTCCTGAACGACCAGGTGAACGAGCGCCTGAAGAAAGCCCTTGGCGCCCCGAGTTTTCCGCAGAATGACGACGCAGCCGCGGCTGCCAGCGTCACCAGTGCGCCCGTGGCGGAAGCGGATCTGGCTGAGGCGGACGGCCTGGAGACGACGCTGGAGGAAATTGAGGGGTATCAGATCGTCCGCGCCATCGTCTGCAGCGAGGTCAAGCCGGCTCGCGTGGTTCAGAGGGATGCCAAGTCCTACTTCGCGGTGCTGCTGGACGACAACAACCGCAAGCCAATCGCGCGTCTGCACTTCAACCGCACGCAGAAGTACATCGGCATCTTCGACGAAAGCAAAGAAGAGACGCGGGTGCCCATCAGCTCACTGGAAGAGATCTACGAGCACACGGAAGCCCTCCGCGCGAGCGTAAAGAGCTACCTCTAA